Proteins encoded in a region of the Cytobacillus pseudoceanisediminis genome:
- a CDS encoding DUF4047 domain-containing protein — MKKGLNKLILPCLCCLSFYTGTQLVGKTEAAFTSQAEAKPIIISTAFVFPSYIHGLEEEARINSEQILKEHAGLETFVKNGLLNETADPSSEFLRKKNR; from the coding sequence ATGAAGAAGGGATTGAATAAACTCATTTTGCCGTGTCTTTGCTGCCTGAGTTTTTATACAGGCACTCAGCTTGTCGGGAAAACAGAAGCTGCCTTTACAAGCCAGGCAGAGGCAAAGCCTATTATAATTTCCACTGCTTTTGTTTTCCCATCATATATTCACGGGCTTGAAGAGGAAGCCAGGATAAACAGTGAACAAATACTAAAAGAACACGCCGGTTTAGAAACATTTGTGAAGAACGGGCTGTTAAATGAGACCGCAGATCCGTCCTCCGAATTTTTGAGAAAAAAGAACAGATAA
- the sipW gene encoding signal peptidase I SipW: MKRALKILSKCISAAGLMLLCLLAVWVISSKASGGEPSLKGYQAKAVLSGSMEPTFMTGSIIVVKQPDRNLKKEDIITFKSGDKLITHRIVEVKKTKAGVLYQTKGDNNDAPDMEYVQPKNIAGKYVGFTIPYAGYAAEFAASKEGSALLLFIPGLLLLLSAARTIFLALKEYETKNA, encoded by the coding sequence ATGAAGAGAGCCTTGAAAATACTGAGTAAATGTATCAGTGCAGCAGGATTGATGCTCCTGTGTCTGCTTGCTGTTTGGGTGATATCCTCAAAAGCATCCGGAGGAGAACCGTCCCTTAAAGGTTATCAGGCAAAAGCTGTTTTATCGGGATCCATGGAACCGACTTTCATGACAGGGTCCATCATTGTAGTGAAACAGCCGGACAGAAATTTAAAAAAGGAAGATATTATTACATTTAAATCAGGAGATAAATTAATTACCCATAGAATTGTCGAAGTAAAGAAAACGAAAGCCGGGGTTTTATATCAAACAAAAGGCGACAACAATGACGCTCCGGATATGGAATATGTCCAGCCTAAAAATATAGCCGGTAAATATGTAGGTTTTACCATCCCATATGCAGGCTATGCGGCTGAGTTTGCAGCATCCAAAGAAGGTTCCGCACTCCTGCTGTTTATCCCGGGACTGCTCCTGCTGCTATCTGCTGCGAGGACAATTTTTCTGGCTCTTAAAGAATACGAAACTAAAAACGCTTAA
- a CDS encoding TasA family protein, which produces MGFAKKVSKGLLTAALGFSLMGGGTYAYFSDTEITNNTFAAGTLDLAVNPETIVNIGDLKPGDEVSREFTITNSGTLDISKILLHTNYQVEDAKLNGAVNADDFGKHIKVTILYNQANATVQVAETTLYELQSQTPDLTAIDNFVGGGTVPDGLAPGETDKIIVLFEFVDNGGDQNEFQGDALQVEWKFNAQQAEGTVK; this is translated from the coding sequence ATGGGATTTGCAAAAAAGGTAAGTAAAGGACTTTTGACAGCTGCTTTAGGTTTTTCATTAATGGGTGGGGGTACATACGCTTACTTCAGCGATACGGAGATTACGAATAACACGTTTGCAGCAGGTACCCTGGATTTGGCGGTAAACCCTGAAACAATCGTCAATATTGGCGATTTAAAACCAGGTGATGAAGTTTCACGTGAATTTACCATCACAAATAGCGGCACTCTTGATATTTCCAAGATCTTGCTGCATACAAACTACCAGGTAGAAGATGCAAAATTAAATGGAGCTGTAAATGCAGATGATTTCGGGAAGCATATAAAAGTGACCATCCTATATAATCAGGCCAACGCAACCGTACAGGTTGCAGAGACGACTTTGTATGAACTGCAATCACAAACTCCAGATTTAACAGCCATTGATAACTTTGTAGGCGGGGGAACAGTGCCGGATGGCCTGGCCCCTGGGGAAACCGATAAAATTATTGTGCTGTTCGAATTTGTCGATAACGGAGGGGATCAAAACGAATTCCAGGGAGATGCGCTGCAGGTGGAATGGAAATTCAATGCACAACAGGCTGAAGGAACAGTAAAATAG
- a CDS encoding helix-turn-helix domain-containing protein: MLEGEIIKFYREKSGLTQAMLGEGICTPTHVSKIERGKTAYSPEIISLFSAVLNIDIQKEVEYFRDLDKRLQEWHKAIIMYRLARAEEIKNELESTPFIQSSKYAAHYLLLKARYHLLHQELEDVSRIIKQISHEFHHLSLFERNLFFHVQGMYYINQAIKPDCTNQQKALQVLKNIDINEYGNEEYFYHLAIAYHYIDSKIMAYMFAEKSLQHFKNTNNYTMAIKAESIILLQISSDILTDMDKLAERYHHLIWDCERIGYHDYKGLLYNNLGFEYFNREQYAKAKDCYKQALRLADRNTIIYLQRLYSYLNSCVEGKLSGKTALLKKACEGIQVSKELKSTLYLSLFKLSKYQLYHQREKYFKYLEEKAFPEFVKIKHIILMRRYGKKLYEYYIETGHHEKAIHLNRLLEGNELINV; encoded by the coding sequence ATGCTGGAGGGGGAAATTATTAAATTCTACCGGGAAAAGTCTGGTCTTACACAAGCTATGTTAGGAGAAGGGATTTGTACTCCTACCCATGTAAGCAAAATCGAAAGAGGGAAAACAGCCTATTCACCGGAAATTATTTCACTTTTCTCTGCGGTTCTAAATATTGACATTCAAAAGGAAGTTGAATATTTTCGGGATTTGGATAAGCGCCTGCAGGAATGGCATAAAGCCATCATTATGTATAGATTAGCCAGGGCTGAGGAAATAAAAAATGAACTGGAAAGTACACCTTTTATTCAGTCTTCTAAATATGCAGCCCACTATCTGCTTTTAAAGGCAAGATACCATTTGCTGCATCAGGAGTTAGAGGATGTATCCCGGATTATTAAGCAAATTAGCCATGAGTTTCATCACCTCTCCCTTTTTGAGAGAAATTTATTTTTCCATGTTCAAGGGATGTATTATATTAATCAAGCAATAAAACCTGATTGCACGAATCAGCAAAAGGCACTTCAGGTCTTAAAAAATATCGATATAAATGAATATGGCAATGAAGAATACTTTTATCACTTGGCAATTGCCTATCATTATATTGACTCAAAAATCATGGCTTACATGTTTGCAGAAAAATCTTTGCAGCACTTCAAAAACACGAATAACTATACGATGGCGATAAAAGCTGAATCCATTATCCTCCTGCAGATCAGCAGTGATATCTTAACCGACATGGATAAACTGGCAGAACGTTATCATCATTTAATCTGGGACTGTGAACGAATTGGATATCATGACTATAAAGGGCTCCTATACAATAATTTAGGATTTGAGTATTTTAACAGAGAACAATATGCTAAGGCAAAGGATTGCTATAAACAGGCTTTGCGTTTAGCTGACAGGAATACAATCATTTATCTTCAGCGATTATACTCTTACCTTAATTCCTGTGTAGAAGGCAAATTATCCGGCAAAACAGCTCTCCTTAAAAAAGCATGCGAAGGGATTCAGGTTTCAAAGGAGCTTAAAAGCACTTTATACTTGTCGTTATTTAAACTTTCTAAGTATCAGCTTTATCATCAGCGCGAGAAATATTTTAAGTATTTGGAAGAAAAGGCTTTCCCTGAATTTGTTAAAATTAAGCATATAATTCTTATGCGCAGGTATGGCAAAAAGCTTTATGAATATTACATCGAGACAGGTCATCATGAAAAAGCCATTCATCTGAACCGGCTGCTTGAAGGCAATGAATTAATTAATGTGTAA
- a CDS encoding helix-turn-helix domain-containing protein, whose protein sequence is MKEGLIIKYYRERAGLTQTQLGEGICSVTHISKIERGHTQYSSEITNLICKRLNIDLIKELQKFNMLETKLHEWLEAMVKQQKEDIELIKEELAQNPYLHFSETKYFHSILLARYHLMQGEQEKGKSLLDSCQKAWVTLDCFERNLLEHTWSIYFLNLHNCKEAIAHLKNINPKEYNNHEYYFHLATSSHLMNDRVKAYHYGTLALSYFRETNNFKRILDTETVLLIQMGTYDLCQFEETVKQYHTLIKSCRAHKEEAREMNLWHNLAVEYFAKGFYSEASEVYKKLLEQSEVNPNPPLKLSAIRGYVHSCLNLDHYKKQNLRFLLDDGHRLAEQFQNKTYQYVFYMLDILLEDKDINDYYLFLENTFLPHLHELGNSTLISLYEKELFHYYRTSSQHEKASALAAKYFEPHVH, encoded by the coding sequence TTGAAGGAAGGTTTAATTATAAAATATTACCGGGAACGTGCTGGATTGACCCAAACGCAGCTGGGCGAAGGGATTTGTTCTGTGACTCATATCAGTAAAATAGAGCGGGGCCATACACAATATTCGTCAGAAATTACTAATTTGATCTGTAAACGGCTGAATATAGATCTTATTAAAGAGCTTCAAAAGTTTAATATGCTGGAGACAAAACTTCATGAGTGGCTGGAGGCCATGGTTAAACAGCAAAAAGAAGATATAGAATTAATTAAAGAGGAACTAGCCCAAAATCCTTACCTGCATTTTTCGGAAACAAAATATTTTCATTCAATCCTTTTGGCTCGTTATCACCTGATGCAAGGAGAGCAGGAAAAAGGCAAATCGCTTTTAGACAGCTGCCAAAAAGCCTGGGTCACCCTTGACTGTTTTGAACGGAATCTTCTCGAGCATACATGGAGCATTTATTTTCTAAACTTACATAATTGCAAAGAAGCCATTGCCCATTTAAAGAATATTAACCCTAAAGAATATAATAACCATGAATATTATTTTCACCTCGCAACCTCTTCTCATTTGATGAATGATAGGGTAAAAGCCTATCACTATGGTACTCTTGCACTATCCTATTTTCGGGAAACCAATAATTTTAAAAGAATTCTTGATACAGAAACCGTTTTACTGATACAAATGGGTACATACGACCTTTGCCAATTTGAAGAAACCGTTAAGCAGTATCATACATTAATCAAATCCTGCCGGGCTCATAAAGAAGAAGCCAGGGAAATGAACCTTTGGCATAATCTTGCCGTTGAATACTTTGCAAAAGGCTTTTATTCAGAAGCGAGCGAGGTTTACAAAAAGCTATTGGAACAATCCGAGGTTAATCCAAACCCACCTTTAAAATTAAGCGCTATTAGAGGGTATGTTCATAGCTGCCTTAATCTGGATCATTATAAGAAACAAAATCTCAGATTCTTGCTGGACGATGGCCACAGACTGGCTGAACAATTTCAAAATAAAACCTATCAATATGTTTTTTATATGCTCGATATCCTTTTAGAAGATAAAGACATAAATGATTACTATCTCTTTTTAGAAAATACATTCCTTCCCCACCTTCATGAATTAGGGAATAGCACATTAATCTCTCTCTATGAAAAAGAACTGTTTCATTATTATAGGACGTCGTCACAGCATGAAAAAGCAAGCGCGCTTGCAGCCAAATACTTTGAACCCCACGTTCATTAA